The DNA sequence ACACCGCCAACTCCCATGACCGCATTTTCTTTGTGGAAGTGATGGGACGCGATGCAGGATACATTGCGATTCAGACGGGTATCGGTGGCGGGGCTGAATTGGTGATGGTCCCTGAAACAGAGACCTCGATTCAGGATGTCATCTCTACCCTTCAAGCAGGTTGGGACCGTTCAAAAAGCGCCTCTATTGTGGTTACCGCTGAAGGCAATGCCGAGGGCTCAGCACTGGATATTGCGCAGAAGGTAAAGGAGCACATCAACAATAAAGACATCAAAATCACGACCCTGGGGCATATTCAGCGTGGCGGAGCACCTTCAGCTTTCGATAGAATATTGTCCTCGCGTCTTGGGCTCGCTGCTGTGGAAGCGTTGAGGAATGGCAATCATGGTAAAATGGTTGGCATTATCAAAGATGAGATCAGCTATACCGACTTTAAAACCGCCATTGAAACACCAAAGCCCCTGAACGAGGAATTGGTACGGTTGGTGGAGATTTTGAATAGTTAGCCCATTATTCTGCCCACAGGCTAAGTGATTTAATAAGAAATCTACTAAAGTAAAGATAATCCCGAAGGGATGAAATAACTTAGCCCGGGGCTGTTGCCTAACCATAAATTGATTTTGTCCCACGAAATTTTATTTCGTCACTGTATGGGCTGACCTGTGTGTCTGCCCGAATCATCATAAATTTTGTGTGGTTTGGATACACACATAGGTGCATCCGCAATGTCATTAAGTTAAGGATTTTGGGCTGACTCAGGTGTAAATTTGAAATGCATGTAAAGGCATAATTCATTATGTCTCACGTAACCATTTGAATTAATCCAAGAAAAATCAGCGTTGTGTTAGACGTTAAAAATAACGTCTCTACGGGGTAAGGTGCTTAACTTAATGACATTGGGTGCATCCGTACAGTTATCAGAATAATCTTTTGCGCTAAATTCAAAGAATTTCGTTATGCAACCGCCGCTATTCCTTGACTTCACCTTTCAGGTGCTCCCGAATCAGAGCAACGATTCCCGCTTCATCCTCAGGATGAAACCAATGAAACTCCTCATCCTTCTTAAAATAAGTCAGTTGGCGTTTAGCATATCGTCGGGTGTTTCGCTTTAAAAGGCGTATAGCCTCTTCCCGATCATATTGCCCATCCATATAATCAAAAACCTCTTTATACCCTACCGTCTGCAGTGCATTCACCTCCCGATAGGGCAACAAACGCTCCACCTCCTCAAACAGGCCTTGTTCAATCATGATGTCCACACGGCGATTAATTCGGTCGTATAATTCCTCACGCTCCCGTTCCAAACCGATTTTCAGCATTTTAAAAGGACGGGCATCCAGCTTGTTTTTTCTGTAAAAAGACATCGGCTGACCACTTACCCGAAAAACTTCCACGGCACGCATCACGCGCTGTGGGTTTTGCAAGTCCACTTCATCAGCATAGGCAGGATCATTGGCCCACAGTTCTTTGACCAAAAACTCCAGGCCCTTTTCTTCATAATCGGCAATCACCTGCGCACGAACAGCTTCAGGCGTTTTGGGCATATCATCAAAACCCTCCACTAAGCCCTTGATATAAAGCGTGCTTCCGCCCGTGGCAATTACGGTATCATGAGTGGCAAATAAAGTTTTCGCCTTGGCCAGGGCATCGAGCTCAAAACGCCCAGCACTGTAAGGGGTATCCACCGACATATGATCGACAAAATGATGTACCACACCATCCATCTCCTCCACGGTAGGCTTTGCGGTTCCTATTGCCATTTCCTTAAAAAACTGTCGTGAATCAGCACTGATGATCTCCGTACCGAATAGCTGCGCTAAAGTAACACAAAGCGCCGTTTTCCCAACAGCTGTTGGCCCAACAATGACCACCAATAATTTATCTTCCATTAATTCCTTCGCCATATAAGCTGCAAGTTCGTGATTCTTGACCGATATTTCAACGCCCATCACTAAAAGGAGATAATCGGCCTGATAGTTTTCAGATTCATTTCGAGAGTGCTAATTTTTTTCTAATTTACCCTTCAATTCCATTGAAAAAACCCATCATGCTATGATTGGAGACCATAAATCCCTGTCCCATAAATCAAAGGACGAGCTTATTGAAGAGTTGGTAAGGCTGAAAGAAAGCGGCAACTCGCAAATTCAGTTGCTGGTGCAGGAAGCCAGCACCGCTGCCATTGTAGTTAACACCAGCGGGGAGATCAAGGCTTCCAATGATGCCTGCCTTGCCCTGTTTGACGTCAATGAAAAAAGTGAAATTGAGCAAAGTGAGCTCTTCACCAAAATCGTCAACTACAAACAGAAACAGCAAAACATCCTCAAGCACAGCCTCGCTTATTCAGGAGGAATTACCGTGGCCATCCCCCACCATGACGGCAAAGATTTATGCTCCATCCTGGTGTCCTTGTCCACCATTAATTTCGGGGTGGCGCAGTGGATTTTTGTAAAACTGACCAAGGAGAACAACCAGCCCAACCTCGACCTTCCGAGTTCGGCGGTGATGACCCGAAAAACCAACGACTACGACAACGTTTACAGCTTTGATGAGGAGTGGCAAAACTTCTCGGGAATTCCGAGCGATCAGCTGATAAAAGAATGGGTGGACCTGATTCATCCCGATGATTTTCTCGAGGTACGCTCTAAGATGAAGCAAGCCCTCAGCAACAGAAAAAATTATCGCCTGGATTACCGCCTGAAAAATAAATGGGGAAAATATATTATGGTCCAGGAAACGGGAATTCCCCGCTACCCTGAGGACGATGTTTTCTCTGGATTCATCATCGCGACCATCCCCCGCGAGATCAGTTCAAGCTCAGTATTATCAAGCACCGTAGGGGCACTTGGCCCGATGATCGTCAATGTTACCCCCGACGGGTTCATCCTGAGTTGCAACCATACTTTTGCCAATGCTTTCCAATTAAATGCACAACAGCTTTTCGGCCGAAAACTCAACCAGTTCATCGTGCCGAAAAATATGGATCCCAAAACAACTTTCAGGAAACAGTATTACCCTGAAAGCCTCCATGAATTTGACCCTATCCATTGCAAGGCCGTCGAGAGCCAGTTTTCACACATTGAGCTCGACTTTTTCCGTGTGCCTGGCAAGATCAACAGCCGCACTAATTTAATCACCCTCGTTTCCACCTCCATCCAACAAAAGGAGGAAAGCCCG is a window from the Persicobacter psychrovividus genome containing:
- the miaA gene encoding tRNA (adenosine(37)-N6)-dimethylallyltransferase MiaA codes for the protein MAKELMEDKLLVVIVGPTAVGKTALCVTLAQLFGTEIISADSRQFFKEMAIGTAKPTVEEMDGVVHHFVDHMSVDTPYSAGRFELDALAKAKTLFATHDTVIATGGSTLYIKGLVEGFDDMPKTPEAVRAQVIADYEEKGLEFLVKELWANDPAYADEVDLQNPQRVMRAVEVFRVSGQPMSFYRKNKLDARPFKMLKIGLEREREELYDRINRRVDIMIEQGLFEEVERLLPYREVNALQTVGYKEVFDYMDGQYDREEAIRLLKRNTRRYAKRQLTYFKKDEEFHWFHPEDEAGIVALIREHLKGEVKE
- the pfkA gene encoding 6-phosphofructokinase, producing MKKIAVLTSGGDAPGMNAALRAVVRAATYYGMEVYGVKRGFDGLIQGDIYKMKSYSVSNIISLGGTILKTARSVEFHSKEGRDKAFEHLRSRDIEGLVVIGGDGTMNACLRFSEAYSFPVVGIPGTINNDLYGTDFTIGFDTAVNTALDAIDKIRDTANSHDRIFFVEVMGRDAGYIAIQTGIGGGAELVMVPETETSIQDVISTLQAGWDRSKSASIVVTAEGNAEGSALDIAQKVKEHINNKDIKITTLGHIQRGGAPSAFDRILSSRLGLAAVEALRNGNHGKMVGIIKDEISYTDFKTAIETPKPLNEELVRLVEILNS